In Biomphalaria glabrata chromosome 16, xgBioGlab47.1, whole genome shotgun sequence, the sequence TTAACAAAGCGTGTTATAGCGTCCGTTGGAACCAATCTGGAAAATACCAAGAGAATAATGCATCTAGCACTAAGTTGTCCAGATTCAGCGACATCAAGGTGTTGTGTCACAACAAACGGTGGAATTAAATTGGTTCTGTAAAATCGAGACGGGCGTGAGATTAGAGCGTATCTTGTTcccatttctttttcttctagcCATCGACGATGTAAAAAAAGAACCACAACAAAATACACGTGGAAGCGtggccgagaggctaagtgcgcttgaacttggcttggctacctagaagggggctctgagcatgctataagcatgaaagtagcgctatataaaagctataataataattaaataggcTGCATTCGAATTTCCATGGCGCAAAGCAAACCGAGTTTGATTTAGCAGACATTTAGCCTTACTTTGCAATAcgaatttaaatgtataaacGAGATGATGGATAAAAACGCACTTTAAGTTGGGTGCAGGTTAGCAAGTACCTGCGTCAACATTAGCCATACAGGTCGGCTGTGATGGATGAGAAGAATCCTAGGAATACCATACCGAGATGTTACCATTAGAGAATTCTTTTCCCGCACAGGCATTCATCGTCTGAGGGAAGTGGCGACTTAACGTGAACGACAGTAATGAGATGCACAATTAGACGAGACAAAGTCAGCCTTAATATGAAAGCCAAAAAGAGGAAAGCAAAAACACGGCCGTCCGTTTCTAACATGGCGTCGCACCTTTTTAGAAGTCCGTGGGCATCAGCTGTGGGCCTTAGACCGATATCTGTGGAGAGAGTTTGATGCCCAATGCGTCGAATGACGTACGATGGGCTTAAGTCTATGTGTTACAATACAAAATGTTACGCTCGCTACTTAACTGGTAAGATAAGATGATTGGGGAGCGCCTTGAGCTCAGTGTGAGTTGTCTAGGGCGTAGCCCCTGGCGCCAagcttctttcttcatttctgagcttcagaaacttTCTCCGGGCGCCTACAACTTCTTATTTTTCTCATAATAAGAAAATTACAAGTCAATAGAATTAAATTAAGAAGGTTTGGGACATGTTGATTCTGAACTGTGAGAGATATTCAAGgcagtaatttttatttttaaaatttgcattTCGGAAAAGTGCATTCTCCCAACTTGGGATGTGTATGTGGAGCGTTTGCTTTTTATACACTACAGTAACGTGAGACAACATTGTTGTTTGTATACACTACAGTAACGTGAGACAACATTGTTGTTTGTATACACTACAGTAACGTGAGATAACATTGTTGTTTGTATACACTACAGTAACGTAAGACAACATTGTTGTTTGTATACACTCTAGTAACGTGAGACAACATTGTTGTTTGTATACACTACAGTAACGTAAGACaacattgttgtttttatatattgttgCCAGCTTTTCCCCCTTTACCTACAGATCAAATAGTCTCGTCCAATTCGGTTAAGGCAGTCGAATATTGTGACTATCTGTGTtattaaataagtaaataagatATTTATATGTTAATTAATATAAGCTGATTATATatcttaatataaactttgtttaaaaaaagtaattttatatTACTGAAGTGATTATGTATGTATTTCAGATATATTGAATGCCACTCGTGCATTTGCTATTATGGCTATGCTAGCTGGAGTAAAAGGTTTGGGTCCGGCCTGCCTTTATATTGTTAGGCGCATTCAGGCGAGACCTGAAACACAGATTTTAAGGTTGGGTACTTTGGCTGCTGGAATAACAGCACGTAGGTTTTTAAAACTTCAATCAACTCAATGTTTTAGTCTGTCTGTTAGAAACTTTGAACACGTTAGTTCTCCTAcaatctcggatgaagttgaaacattgaagaattatattttgtacccaacaaaacatttgtcaataaaaaaaaaaagcaattattcAACTTACTATTGgtactaaattatttttgtttatatcaaatagggaaataacttttatatataGTTGGAAATATAGAGTTTTCCCCCTTAgataagtatttttatatttcgctTGTGTAGAAAGGATTTAAGTATTAAACGTCTTCAATCAAGAGAAGTCCGATTCAAAATCCATAGaactaaaaattatatattactaGGGCAGAAATAAGGTAGTGGTAGGAAGCATGTGATATATCACGGGATAGGTCAAGATAGACCTTGTAACATCTGGTGAAGATTGGTGCCTCCCACTTATTGCCAATGAGGTCTTACCTTGCCAAGACCAAGCATGACGTACACTCAAGGTCTAGACAAAAGGGGAGGTGATAGTCTCGCCGTTTCGTGAAGATGAAAGGAGCTCAGATCGCCTCGCGCTAATGATACAGTCAAGAAAGTTGAGTGACGAGACACATGAGTAGAATTAGAGTCGTTACCCATATGGCAAatgtaagttcccctttcagaccttatggtctatagggcagatgaggtAAAGGTCATGTGattctgtggtctacggttaacgagggtgtcatgtggccagcacatcgaccaaccgcctttactttaccccaactaatgtcaggtaaccataagagctgggtggactcagaggcgcccaaagatctcgaaattaaaaatcacattcTTCACAAGGATTTTAACCCgggatccccggttcggaagccaagcgctttaccgctcagccacctcgcttCCAGATGACAAATGTGGTGAATAGCAAAGGTGTGGTTTAAGAAGGTGATTGTGGTAAAAGAAAGTgggagaggtgggggggggaatAGTCTGGATACACACCTATTCACGGCGCCTAATATGGCTAAAACAGGATAATTATTTTCTGCGTAATTTGATGAGGTTGGTTGTAATTTGATGAGGTTGGTTGTAATTTGATGAGGTTGGTTGTAATTTGATGAGGTTGGTTGTAATTTGATGAGGTTGGTTGTAATTTGATGAGGTTGGTTGTAATTTGATGAGGTTGGTTGTAATTTGATGAGGTTGGTTGTAATTTGATGAGGTTGGTTGTTTTTTGCTCAGCGGAAGGCTCGTCACAATTATGACTGGGATTTTGTCGAAATCTATCACATTAAAAAATCATAGCTAAGAAGAAAATGTCTAACTCAACATATATCTTTTTCAGTTGTGTGCGTTATTATCAGTTGCAGTGTCTATGGTGCTGGTATTCATAAAAAGGAAGCCGATACAAAAGATATACATACTGGCTTCTCCCTTATCCTGAGTGCCGTTGGTGGTGTCATCATCTGTGTGGGCAGTGTTATTTTCTATGTTGCTTGTTTGATGAAATCTTAGTTTGAGTAATTTGTTGTGAATAAATTAAcattcattctattatatttgtttctttattccaattcttgtttttaaattgaaaacagcgtgaaccatagacttatatacaaagacataaataaatatagactggccgataatagagttttatgaaacgaaaatttgtgacttgcatttctgtgtactttatttatgtctaggagttttgtttaatctctaagactgaagatcatgcaatttttcaatttttcataattcggaaatccgaatacaatagatatacatgttttcaagttacatgaagttacttccttcggccagtctatatttatttctgtctatgcttatatattatatctagactggaaaccgacacatatatatatatatttttatgtatgtaactctttttcaagctctaatgGAAGTCGCTCCTATGAATCTTTTCTGTCTatgaaaagtaatgatctttagttctCAAAGTTTAGAAGtttattaatcacagaactatatatttacgctaatatatgaaacaaagccatttcctgttagtttccattgagataatgtttaaaaaatcctagattgaaataattcatgtctgttgattttaatcatcttttgtacatttttaaatacattgattacctagatctttctagattatgtatctacaATTTGCAAAATagtaattatgagacgagagcactcttatttttttatatgttaaatctagatctaaaaattaatttatgttacataggttacggttgaaaaaaacaaaacaacttacttctatataactactttacaaaacaacgccttgtttcaacttgaaaaaaaattttcgcgACAATTTTGGTAGTGTTAAAAATCTcaatgtccagtctagatacaatataaatatatacgtCTATGGCGTGaacataattatatatatattttttttaaattaatttttttctttaaaggaaATTTTAGATGCCATATTGAGTCAAACcgttaaaattttttataagcgatttaaaaaaaccaaTTGTAAATATATGAAGTGGGGTGGATACTTGTTTAGGCCACACCGGCCAGCCCGATATCCACATGACTATTATCCCCTAGATGGCGTCTTGTGTCCGCGCGTAAAAAGGCAGAACAACGTGGACACTGTCATTTCTATCGGCATATCTTGTCACTGTAGTGTCCGTACGTTACTGGGcctacgtcgtctccactcTCTGTTTGTGCCTTTATCTACATCACGTGTTTTCACATGGCTGCAGATCTTTAGTGTATAATAAACAGATCTAAATCGGACTACGAGTTGCCTTCATAATTTGAGTTCTTTCTGTGTCAAATCCACCACATAAGTTAACAGATACACATAAATGATagatcatttgtttttaaaaacttgatcCAGGGAGTCCTTTAAACGTTAAACATGATTATATCCTAGTCCAAAGCTCCCACAGGACGGCGGTTGGGTAATAGCAGCTTCCTTATAGGGACAAAGCATTATTTCTAAATCATTTCGATTTCGCTTGtaatatatacattatttttattattcggTGAAAAACTGTTCAATGTTTTGAAGTCAATGGAAAATAGATCAAAGACTCTACCACAATCGAAGAGACTAGGAAAAGGAATACAACGGCTAGTTggcctacatttaaaaaacaaaaaaacaaaggcaaATTGAAAATTTATGGCCATGTCACAAGGTCCTCAAAGATtatccttcagggaacagtaccagaaaaagcagaagagacaaaaagagaaagCTATGGGAAcataaagtactttaaaaaaaaagtttatattaagtgtaatcgTATTAATTAGTTTCGATCAGTCATGCAATAATCTGCAGTGTTAACCTACACATATACATCTTtgcgatagaaatatttttagcaattGTTTAGTCTTTAGCTTTCTCATTgcgctaggatcctatcacttgtctggaccagttgtaaaAGGGGGGGTGGGAAGAAGGGGTAGtttggtgaatttttttttttaaattaccgtacacaaaaaaaatggtCGCTCAGAGCTAAATGGGACTAATTAAACATACCACCACAAATGTCGAGTACGATTTCTTTACCTTGATCATGTtaccaaacaatataattaattaccaatagttaattaatcaactaaaaaaatgattcttgtgttgtcaggtaaaagaaataattgtgcagaatttcagcttgatccgagattgggtgtgggagaaataatgtgtactaactttgtaccagacagacagagtgagttgagataagTTTCGTATAAATGaatgggcctgtcattgaaaaagatttcatacaaaagacagagaggtatGTAAGATACGggagacagatcatgtgtggtgcccccacgGTTCAACAGATTTAGTGATAGGTGATTATGGTGAAGGTGAATATTTCGtagcataaaataaaataaaaacaaaaaacaaaaacatacttGTTAtgatttgtttcagcacctagttTCAACTCTATGTTTGTTATGAGCCGCATGGGgcttgtcaaatttttttttagattagtttgtcattatagctctcgtgtttgtgtttgtaatgctaTCACAGCGcgttgagcctacattttgtttgttaaaagcgctttttaaataaaattattattattattagcctaACTAATAAGAACTGCTATCAGATTCGT encodes:
- the LOC106078872 gene encoding uncharacterized protein LOC106078872, with amino-acid sequence MALPNAISWLHCIGVGLLLIGLILHMVGLATPNWATISARRETLTLGLWKSCVRDICLVLLPDYSMADILNATRAFAIMAMLAGVKGLGPACLYIVRRIQARPETQILRLGTLAAGITALVCVIISCSVYGAGIHKKEADTKDIHTGFSLILSAVGGVIICVGSVIFYVACLMKS